Proteins from one Planctomycetota bacterium genomic window:
- a CDS encoding NAD(+)/NADH kinase, which yields MVLGNGAHEAVRAAADDIRRSIEQHAEIVLWDLGSQADLGHVDADLAVVLGGDGSILHAARQMGYRQTPVVGVNLGRLGFLADLQPAEFCRLLPEICAGQFRVVEHLMFTCEHSRDGQVIARDLGLNEAAVLSGPPFAMLSLHLYVDAELVTTYSSDGLIVSTPVGSTAHSLSAGGPILRKDLQAFVVLPISPHTLTNRPVVESADRVYELTLAVPSDKACVVVDGREFGHLQVGDRLRIARAEPRFKLVEPPGHNYYRTLREKLGWGGSLRRGDR from the coding sequence ATGGTCCTGGGCAATGGCGCGCACGAGGCCGTCCGCGCCGCGGCCGACGATATCCGCCGCAGCATCGAGCAGCACGCCGAGATCGTGCTGTGGGATCTGGGCAGCCAGGCCGACCTGGGGCACGTGGACGCCGATCTGGCCGTGGTCCTCGGTGGCGATGGCTCGATCTTGCACGCGGCGCGGCAGATGGGCTACCGACAAACGCCCGTGGTGGGAGTCAATCTCGGCCGGCTGGGGTTTCTGGCCGATTTGCAGCCCGCCGAGTTTTGCCGGTTGCTCCCCGAGATTTGCGCTGGCCAGTTTCGCGTGGTCGAGCACCTGATGTTCACGTGCGAGCACTCGCGCGACGGCCAGGTGATAGCACGCGACCTGGGGCTGAACGAGGCGGCTGTGCTATCGGGGCCGCCGTTCGCGATGCTCAGCCTGCATCTCTACGTTGACGCGGAATTGGTCACTACTTATAGTTCCGACGGTTTGATTGTCAGCACTCCGGTCGGCTCGACGGCGCACAGCTTGTCGGCCGGCGGACCGATCTTGCGCAAGGATTTGCAAGCCTTCGTCGTGCTGCCCATCAGCCCGCACACGCTCACGAACCGACCGGTGGTCGAATCGGCCGATCGAGTCTATGAGTTGACCCTGGCGGTGCCCAGCGACAAGGCCTGTGTGGTCGTCGATGGGCGCGAGTTCGGACACTTGCAGGTCGGCGACCGGCTGCGGATTGCCCGGGCCGAGCCGCGGTTCAAGCTGGTCGAGCCGCCGGGGCACAACTACTACCGGACGTTGCGCGAAAAACTTGGGTGGGGGGGCAGCCTGCGGCGCGGCGATCGCTAA
- a CDS encoding TIM barrel protein produces MGWCFKPMPIDELARHCRAIGLEAIEGIGAEHYPMVRELGLKISLVGSHGFARGPFNPANHEFCRTKLRESIDLAVANQCQNVITFTGMREPGISEEQGAANCVALWKEAIGYAEDKGVNLCLEHLNSRDNTHPMKGHPGYFGDNVDFCVELIRRVDSPRMKLLFDIYHVQIMNGDVIRRLRQYQDVIAHYHTAGNPGRGELDNKQEINYPAVMQAIVDTGYRGYVAQEFIPTWDDKVAALRHAAQVCDV; encoded by the coding sequence ATGGGCTGGTGCTTCAAGCCCATGCCGATCGACGAGTTGGCCCGGCATTGCCGCGCGATTGGCCTGGAAGCCATCGAAGGGATCGGCGCCGAGCATTACCCAATGGTGCGCGAACTGGGACTGAAGATTTCACTGGTCGGCAGTCACGGCTTTGCCCGTGGTCCGTTCAACCCGGCCAATCACGAGTTCTGCCGCACCAAGCTGCGCGAGTCGATCGATCTGGCCGTCGCCAACCAGTGCCAGAACGTGATCACCTTCACCGGCATGCGCGAGCCGGGCATCTCGGAGGAGCAAGGAGCGGCAAACTGCGTCGCGCTGTGGAAAGAAGCTATCGGGTACGCCGAGGACAAGGGGGTGAATCTGTGCCTGGAACATCTCAACTCGCGCGATAACACGCACCCGATGAAGGGACATCCCGGCTACTTTGGCGACAACGTCGACTTTTGCGTCGAGTTGATCCGGCGCGTCGATTCGCCGCGAATGAAGCTGCTGTTCGACATCTATCATGTCCAGATCATGAACGGCGACGTGATTCGCCGCCTGCGCCAGTACCAGGACGTGATCGCCCACTATCACACGGCGGGCAACCCGGGCCGAGGCGAGCTCGACAACAAGCAGGAGATCAATTACCCGGCCGTGATGCAGGCGATCGTCGACACCGGCTACCGGGGTTACGTGGCCCAGGAGTTCATCCCGACTTGGGATGACAAGGTCGCGGCGCTGCGCCATGCGGCGCAAGTGTGCGACGTGTGA
- a CDS encoding SMP-30/gluconolactonase/LRE family protein, giving the protein MTQAAEHSEPGPRFGVIDRHDPRFDKLIPPGAKLEKLAAGFDWSEGPVWVRDGGYLLFSDIPRNSVMRWKEEDGVSVFFKPSGYTGLEPFTGEEPGSNGLLFDRNQQLILCQHGDRRVARRLPDGNFETLIDRYEGKRLNSPNDAVYHSSGDLYFTDPPYGLPRKLMDQMPPRELDFCGVYRLGTDGKLTLLTTEMTRPNGIGFSPDEKTLYVAQSDPAAALWKKFAVKSDGTLEPGKLLYDATAWVKAGKKGLPDGLKVDREGNVFATGPGGVHVFAPDGTLLGSIDTDERTANCGWGEDGTVLYICADMFLCRIKTATKAASW; this is encoded by the coding sequence ATGACTCAGGCAGCCGAGCATTCCGAGCCGGGCCCCCGCTTTGGTGTGATCGATCGGCACGACCCGCGGTTCGACAAGTTGATTCCGCCGGGGGCCAAGCTCGAAAAGCTGGCCGCTGGCTTCGATTGGTCCGAAGGCCCGGTCTGGGTGCGCGACGGCGGCTATCTGCTGTTCAGCGACATCCCGCGCAACAGCGTCATGCGCTGGAAGGAAGAGGACGGCGTCAGCGTCTTCTTCAAGCCCAGCGGGTACACCGGGCTCGAACCGTTCACCGGCGAAGAACCGGGGAGCAACGGCTTGCTGTTCGACCGGAACCAACAGTTGATCCTGTGTCAGCACGGCGACCGGCGCGTGGCGCGGCGCTTGCCCGACGGCAACTTCGAGACTCTGATCGACCGCTATGAAGGGAAGCGGCTGAATAGCCCCAACGACGCGGTCTATCATTCGAGCGGCGATTTGTATTTCACCGATCCGCCGTATGGGTTGCCGCGGAAGCTCATGGACCAAATGCCTCCGCGTGAACTTGATTTCTGCGGCGTCTACCGCTTGGGGACCGATGGCAAGCTGACGTTGTTGACCACCGAGATGACGCGCCCCAACGGCATTGGCTTCTCGCCCGATGAGAAGACCCTGTATGTCGCGCAATCGGACCCGGCCGCGGCCTTGTGGAAGAAGTTTGCCGTGAAAAGCGACGGGACGCTCGAGCCGGGCAAGCTGCTGTACGACGCCACCGCCTGGGTCAAGGCGGGCAAGAAGGGGCTGCCCGACGGCTTGAAGGTGGACCGCGAGGGGAATGTCTTCGCCACCGGGCCGGGGGGCGTGCATGTGTTCGCGCCGGACGGAACCTTGCTGGGCTCGATCGACACCGACGAGCGGACGGCGAATTGTGGCTGGGGCGAGGACGGCACGGTGCTCTACATCTGCGCCGACATGTTCCTCTGCCGCATCAAGACCGCCACCAAAGCCGCCAGTTGGTAA